Proteins encoded by one window of Enterobacter pseudoroggenkampii:
- the clcB gene encoding voltage-gated ClC-type chloride channel ClcB produces MQRLHTYPDIRAMFRRLLIATVTGVLAALAVAVFRHSMYLLEWLLLSNDSGSLVNAAASLSPWRRALTPALGGLAAGLLLWGWQRLTAQRPHAPTDYMEALETGDGQFDYGASLVKSLASLLVVASGSAIGREGAMILLAALAASLFARRFTPKSEWKLWIACGAAAGMASAYHAPLAGSLFIAEILFGTLMLASLGPVVIAAVVALLTTQLLAPGTDTLYAVHLSGILTATDYALLVAMGLVAGLCGPLLMWLMAFSHGLFLRLKLSPPWQLALGGAIVGLLSLLTPKVWGNGYSVVQAFLLAPPLLSVIAGVFICKLLAVLASSGSGAPGGVFTPTLFVGMATGMLFAQLFALWLPGSETAILLGLAGMATLLAATTHAPIMSALMVCEMTGQYFLLPGLLVACVLASVLSRTLRHDSVYGQHATEGREIDVLR; encoded by the coding sequence ATGCAACGTCTTCATACGTACCCCGACATCCGCGCGATGTTTCGCCGACTGCTGATTGCTACCGTTACCGGCGTGCTGGCCGCGCTGGCCGTGGCGGTGTTCCGCCACAGCATGTACCTGCTGGAGTGGCTGCTTCTCAGCAACGACAGCGGCAGCCTGGTGAATGCCGCCGCGTCGCTCTCCCCCTGGCGGCGCGCGCTGACGCCAGCGCTGGGTGGTCTGGCGGCCGGGCTGCTGCTCTGGGGATGGCAACGGCTGACCGCGCAACGGCCTCATGCCCCCACTGACTACATGGAAGCGCTGGAGACCGGTGACGGCCAGTTTGACTACGGCGCCAGCCTGGTTAAATCCCTCGCCTCACTGCTGGTCGTTGCCAGCGGAAGCGCCATCGGGCGTGAAGGGGCGATGATCCTGCTTGCCGCCCTCGCCGCCTCCCTTTTCGCCCGGCGCTTTACGCCCAAATCCGAGTGGAAATTATGGATAGCCTGCGGTGCCGCCGCCGGGATGGCCAGCGCCTACCATGCTCCCTTAGCCGGAAGCCTGTTCATCGCTGAGATTCTGTTTGGCACCCTGATGCTGGCCTCGCTCGGGCCCGTGGTTATCGCGGCGGTGGTGGCGCTTCTCACCACGCAGCTTCTGGCGCCGGGTACCGACACGCTCTACGCGGTCCATCTGAGCGGTATCCTCACCGCTACCGATTATGCCCTGCTGGTCGCGATGGGGCTGGTGGCGGGTCTCTGCGGGCCGCTGCTGATGTGGCTGATGGCGTTCAGCCACGGTCTTTTCTTGCGCCTCAAGCTTTCGCCACCGTGGCAATTAGCGCTGGGCGGTGCGATCGTCGGGCTGCTGTCTCTTCTGACGCCGAAGGTGTGGGGGAATGGCTACAGCGTGGTTCAGGCTTTTCTGCTCGCGCCGCCGCTGCTGTCGGTGATTGCCGGGGTGTTTATCTGCAAACTGCTGGCGGTACTGGCGAGCAGCGGATCGGGCGCGCCGGGCGGGGTGTTCACGCCGACGCTGTTTGTCGGCATGGCGACAGGCATGCTGTTTGCACAGCTGTTCGCGCTGTGGCTGCCGGGTTCTGAGACGGCAATTTTGCTGGGGCTGGCAGGAATGGCAACCCTACTTGCCGCGACCACGCATGCGCCCATTATGTCGGCGCTGATGGTCTGTGAAATGACCGGACAGTATTTTTTACTGCCCGGCCTGCTGGTCGCCTGCGTGCTGGCGTCCGTATTGTCGCGGACGTTACGCCACGACTCTGTCTACGGTCAACACGCCACCGAGGGCAGAGAGATCGATGTACTGCGCTAG
- the osmV gene encoding osmoprotectant ABC transporter ATP-binding protein OsmV: MIKLENLTKQFSQKHGQTFKAVDNVNLNVPEGEMCVLLGPSGCGKTTTLKMINRLITPSSGTILINGEDTSGMDTVTLRRNIGYVIQQIGLFPNMTIEENITVVPRMLGWDKARCKTRAEELMDMVALDPHKFLNRYPREMSGGQQQRIGVIRALAADPPVLLMDEPFGAVDPINREVIQNQFLEMQRKLKKTVMLVSHDIDEALKLGDRIAVFRQGKIVQCASPDELLAKPANEFVGSFVGQDRTLKRLLLVSAGDVTDQQPTITVRGSTPLPEAFATMDDNDIRAVTVVDEHGKPLGFVKRREARNASGTCADILHPFRMTGKAEDNLRVVLSRLYESNTSWMPIVDEDGRYNGEISQDYIAEYLSSGRTRRALNIHSDS, encoded by the coding sequence ATGATAAAACTGGAAAACCTCACCAAACAATTTTCACAGAAGCACGGCCAGACCTTTAAGGCCGTGGACAACGTCAACCTGAACGTGCCCGAAGGGGAAATGTGCGTCCTGCTCGGCCCGTCCGGCTGCGGGAAGACCACCACCCTGAAGATGATTAACCGCCTCATTACCCCCAGCAGCGGGACAATCCTGATTAACGGCGAAGACACCAGTGGGATGGACACCGTCACCCTGCGCCGCAACATTGGCTACGTGATCCAGCAGATTGGCCTGTTCCCGAACATGACCATCGAAGAGAACATTACCGTCGTGCCGCGCATGCTGGGCTGGGATAAAGCACGCTGTAAAACCCGTGCCGAAGAGCTGATGGATATGGTGGCGCTGGATCCGCATAAGTTCCTGAATCGCTACCCGCGCGAGATGTCCGGCGGCCAGCAGCAGCGTATCGGCGTGATCCGCGCCCTGGCGGCGGATCCTCCGGTACTGCTGATGGATGAACCCTTCGGCGCGGTGGACCCGATCAACCGCGAGGTGATCCAGAATCAATTCCTGGAGATGCAGCGCAAGCTGAAAAAAACCGTCATGCTGGTCAGCCACGATATCGACGAAGCCCTCAAGCTCGGCGACCGTATTGCGGTGTTCCGTCAGGGGAAAATCGTGCAGTGCGCCAGTCCGGATGAACTGCTGGCGAAACCGGCGAATGAGTTTGTCGGCTCGTTTGTCGGTCAGGACCGCACCCTGAAGCGTCTGCTGCTGGTCTCGGCGGGCGACGTCACCGACCAGCAGCCGACCATTACGGTGCGGGGCTCTACGCCGCTCCCTGAAGCCTTTGCGACCATGGATGATAATGACATTCGTGCCGTTACCGTAGTTGACGAGCACGGCAAACCGCTGGGCTTTGTGAAGCGTCGCGAAGCACGTAACGCCAGCGGGACCTGCGCCGACATCCTGCATCCGTTCCGCATGACCGGCAAAGCGGAAGACAACCTGCGCGTGGTGCTGTCACGCCTGTATGAGAGCAACACCAGCTGGATGCCGATCGTGGATGAGGACGGGCGCTACAACGGCGAGATTTCTCAGGACTATATTGCCGAGTACCTGAGTTCAGGGCGTACGCGCCGGGCGCTGAATATTCATAGCGACAGTTAA
- the osmW gene encoding osmoprotectant ABC transporter permease OsmW — protein METIHYILDNWDYLLTLTLQHLWLVALAVGLAIIIGVPLGILIVRHRWLATPVLGIATIVLTIPSIALFGLMIPLFSLIGQGIGALPAITAVFLYSLLPIVRNTHTALDSLPPGLREAGRGIGMTFWQRLRWVEIPMALPVIFGGIRTAVVMNIGVMAIAAVIGAGGLGLLLLNGIGGSDIRMLIAGALMICLLAIVLDWLLHRLQVVLTPKGIR, from the coding sequence ATGGAGACGATTCACTACATTCTGGACAACTGGGATTACCTCTTAACCCTGACGCTGCAGCACCTGTGGCTGGTGGCGCTGGCCGTAGGCTTAGCCATCATCATCGGCGTACCGCTGGGCATTCTGATTGTCCGCCACAGGTGGCTGGCAACGCCGGTGCTGGGGATAGCCACCATCGTGCTGACCATTCCGTCTATCGCCCTGTTTGGCCTGATGATCCCGCTGTTTTCGCTGATCGGTCAGGGGATTGGTGCCCTGCCCGCGATCACGGCGGTGTTTCTCTACTCGCTGCTGCCGATTGTGCGTAACACCCATACCGCGCTCGACAGCCTGCCGCCGGGCCTGCGCGAAGCCGGACGCGGCATCGGCATGACCTTCTGGCAGCGGCTGCGCTGGGTCGAAATCCCGATGGCGCTGCCGGTGATTTTCGGCGGGATCCGCACCGCCGTGGTGATGAACATCGGCGTGATGGCGATTGCCGCGGTGATCGGCGCGGGCGGTCTGGGCCTGCTGCTGCTCAACGGCATCGGCGGAAGCGATATTCGCATGTTGATTGCGGGCGCGCTGATGATTTGTCTTTTAGCGATTGTGCTCGACTGGCTGCTGCATCGTCTGCAGGTGGTTCTGACTCCAAAGGGGATTCGATAA
- the osmX gene encoding osmoprotectant ABC transporter substrate-binding protein OsmX has protein sequence MRLFSGLTALCAAALFTSQAMAAPLILATKSFTEQHILSAMTVQYLQKKGFQVQPQTNIATVISRNAMINKQIDMTWEYTGTSLIIFNHINKRMSPQESYETVKRLDAKHGLVWLKPADMNNTYAFAMQRKRAEAEHINTMSEMVAKIEQIRKTNPDKNWLLGLDLEFAGRSDGMKPLQAAYKMELDRPQIRQMDPGLVYNAVRDGFVDAGLIYTTDGRVKGFDLKVLEDDKGFFPSYAVTPVVRKDTLEANPGLEEALNTLSAQLNNDVITELNKKVDIDHQSPQQVARDFLRSKQLL, from the coding sequence ATGAGACTGTTTTCCGGCCTGACGGCGCTGTGTGCCGCGGCGCTGTTCACCAGCCAGGCGATGGCGGCCCCGCTGATTCTGGCGACCAAGAGCTTTACCGAGCAGCACATTCTCTCGGCGATGACCGTGCAGTACCTGCAAAAGAAAGGTTTTCAGGTCCAGCCGCAAACCAACATTGCCACGGTGATCTCCCGCAACGCGATGATCAACAAGCAGATTGACATGACCTGGGAGTACACCGGCACGTCGCTGATCATCTTTAACCACATCAACAAGCGCATGTCGCCGCAGGAGTCTTACGAGACGGTAAAACGCCTGGACGCGAAGCACGGTCTGGTCTGGCTCAAGCCCGCCGATATGAACAACACCTATGCTTTCGCCATGCAGCGCAAGCGCGCCGAGGCGGAACACATCAACACCATGTCGGAGATGGTGGCGAAGATTGAGCAGATCCGTAAAACCAACCCGGACAAAAACTGGCTGCTGGGCTTGGACCTGGAGTTTGCCGGGCGCAGCGACGGCATGAAGCCGCTTCAGGCGGCCTATAAGATGGAGCTGGACCGCCCGCAGATCCGTCAGATGGACCCCGGCCTGGTCTATAACGCGGTGCGCGACGGCTTCGTTGACGCCGGGCTGATTTATACCACCGATGGTCGCGTGAAGGGCTTCGACCTCAAGGTGCTGGAAGACGATAAAGGCTTCTTCCCGAGCTATGCGGTCACCCCGGTGGTGCGTAAGGACACGCTGGAGGCCAACCCCGGCCTGGAAGAGGCGCTCAACACCCTCTCGGCCCAGCTCAACAACGACGTTATCACCGAGCTGAACAAAAAGGTGGATATCGACCATCAGTCACCGCAGCAGGTCGCCCGCGATTTCCTGCGTAGCAAACAGCTGCTGTAG